From one Cardiobacteriaceae bacterium TAE3-ERU3 genomic stretch:
- a CDS encoding DUF1328 domain-containing protein, with protein MLQYAVIFFIIALVAAVFGFTGIAAGAAGIGKILFIVFLILAVLSFIFGRRK; from the coding sequence ATGCTTCAGTATGCAGTTATCTTTTTCATTATTGCACTTGTCGCGGCAGTTTTTGGCTTTACAGGGATTGCGGCAGGTGCGGCAGGTATTGGTAAAATATTATTTATCGTTTTTCTGATTCTTGCTGTGTTATCTTTTATTTTTGGTCGCCGAAAATAA
- a CDS encoding PA2169 family four-helix-bundle protein translates to MTKPNHISDIIEVLNSGIKFYEKGIEKVSNSELKSVFQEMISEKQKAISALQPFAREEQGEEEHDGSAAVAIREKFTQLLSVFQDDDKAYVSQLEEVEDKVLEEFRKALKDEQPADCQSALRSTMTDMRACHDKMRSLKLGLDA, encoded by the coding sequence ATGACTAAACCAAATCATATCAGCGATATTATCGAAGTTTTAAATAGTGGTATTAAATTCTATGAAAAAGGCATTGAGAAAGTATCTAATTCTGAGCTCAAAAGCGTTTTTCAGGAAATGATCAGCGAAAAGCAGAAAGCAATCTCAGCATTGCAGCCATTTGCACGTGAAGAGCAAGGTGAAGAAGAGCATGATGGCTCTGCGGCTGTTGCGATCCGTGAGAAGTTCACCCAGCTACTTAGCGTCTTTCAAGATGATGACAAAGCGTACGTGAGTCAGCTTGAAGAAGTTGAAGATAAAGTCTTGGAAGAGTTCCGCAAAGCACTTAAAGATGAGCAACCTGCAGATTGCCAATCCGCGCTACGCTCCACTATGACAGATATGCGTGCCTGCCACGACAAAATGCGTTCACTCAAATTAGGCTTGGATGCTTAA
- the ppk2 gene encoding polyphosphate kinase 2, protein MAKPPVNKAKTTQATRQRSKSNLEKRVIEDPIETIDRVADSDVETHEVVTKSERALDRKEVALRDLLERDMKAGKLDEVVEHLDAFFEGASPDDLEILHKLFVKHSLANMAQTGVKSDDELVDNWREGVYPYKNRMRRKTYEKQKYHLQVELLKLQKWVKETGQRLVIVFEGRDAAGKGGTIKRFMEHLNPRGARVVALEKPTEQEQGQWYFQRYVQHLPTKGEIVLFDRSWYNRAGVERVMGFCNDNEYTEFMRQVPDFERNLIRSGIFVIKLWFSVSRDEQRRRFKEREQHPLKQWKLSPIDKASLDKWDDYTEAKEAMFFHTDTAESPWIVVKSDCKKRARLNALRYLLHKLPYESKDEAQIGAIDPLLVGRAGALYEINEGKIKAAVDLDIKANGKSKK, encoded by the coding sequence ATGGCCAAGCCCCCGGTAAATAAAGCAAAGACAACTCAAGCAACCCGTCAGCGCAGTAAGAGTAATTTAGAAAAACGTGTCATAGAAGATCCTATCGAAACAATTGACCGCGTGGCTGACAGTGACGTAGAAACTCATGAGGTTGTCACTAAATCTGAGCGTGCACTCGATCGCAAAGAGGTGGCATTGCGTGATTTACTGGAGCGCGACATGAAAGCCGGGAAGCTCGATGAAGTGGTCGAGCATCTTGATGCTTTTTTTGAAGGTGCATCGCCAGATGATCTGGAAATATTGCATAAGCTATTCGTTAAGCACTCTTTGGCCAATATGGCACAAACGGGCGTCAAGTCTGATGATGAACTGGTCGATAATTGGCGCGAGGGTGTCTACCCATATAAAAACCGCATGCGCCGCAAGACCTATGAAAAGCAGAAATATCACTTGCAAGTCGAGCTACTCAAGCTACAAAAATGGGTTAAGGAGACTGGGCAACGTTTGGTCATCGTCTTTGAAGGGCGCGATGCAGCCGGTAAGGGTGGGACTATTAAGCGTTTTATGGAGCACCTGAACCCACGTGGTGCGCGGGTGGTGGCACTTGAAAAACCAACCGAACAAGAACAAGGGCAGTGGTATTTCCAACGCTACGTACAGCATTTACCGACCAAAGGCGAAATCGTATTATTTGACCGTTCTTGGTACAACCGTGCAGGTGTCGAGCGCGTCATGGGCTTTTGCAACGACAATGAATATACCGAGTTCATGCGCCAAGTGCCTGATTTCGAGCGCAATCTCATTCGCAGCGGTATTTTTGTGATCAAACTGTGGTTCTCGGTCAGCCGCGACGAACAGCGCCGCCGCTTTAAAGAACGTGAGCAGCACCCACTCAAGCAATGGAAGCTAAGCCCGATTGATAAGGCCTCACTTGATAAGTGGGACGACTACACCGAAGCCAAAGAAGCGATGTTTTTCCATACTGACACCGCTGAATCACCGTGGATCGTGGTCAAATCTGACTGCAAAAAGCGCGCCCGCCTGAACGCACTGCGCTACTTGCTACATAAATTGCCGTATGAGAGCAAAGATGAAGCGCAAATTGGCGCGATTGATCCTCTGCTGGTCGGCCGTGCCGGTGCGCTGTATGAAATCAACGAAGGCAAAATCAAAGCCGCAGTTGATCTCGACATCAAAGCAAACGGAAAGAGCAAGAAATAG
- a CDS encoding HAD-IIB family hydrolase, which yields MDHLEKQESALLQENWPAEFPKPEVIKAIVCCDVDETYIPRTRDKSRGGIAALEAYINTHAEDKGILLGWVTGTNLSSAWRKSTDYISRSPHFICCSLGTEFYWVKDGSLHSSEAWAERIRQSGYNQEKVREIVDTLLENGMPLEKQPEDYQGPYKASFYYPENPNMAEDFAFIEELAKDKNIRAVFTRCNPAAGDPADTYDVEFIPICCGKDQAVSFLIDETALTREAVIAFGDSANDFAMFAQAGQGYLVANADKYAIEQYGSCLEEAYCHGILSKLKALI from the coding sequence ATGGATCATTTAGAGAAGCAGGAAAGTGCTCTTTTGCAAGAAAATTGGCCAGCAGAGTTCCCTAAGCCGGAAGTCATTAAAGCCATTGTCTGCTGCGATGTTGACGAGACGTATATTCCTCGGACAAGGGACAAATCTCGCGGCGGTATCGCTGCTTTGGAAGCCTATATCAATACACACGCAGAAGATAAAGGCATTCTTTTGGGCTGGGTGACGGGCACAAATCTGAGCTCAGCTTGGCGCAAGTCCACAGATTATATTTCACGTAGCCCACACTTTATCTGTTGTAGCCTTGGCACTGAGTTTTACTGGGTAAAAGATGGCTCGCTTCACTCATCTGAAGCTTGGGCCGAGCGCATCAGGCAATCGGGGTACAACCAAGAAAAAGTAAGGGAAATTGTGGATACCCTATTAGAGAACGGTATGCCACTGGAAAAACAGCCTGAAGACTATCAAGGGCCGTATAAAGCCAGTTTCTATTATCCTGAAAATCCCAACATGGCTGAGGATTTTGCATTTATAGAAGAGCTCGCCAAAGACAAAAATATACGGGCTGTCTTCACGCGCTGTAATCCTGCTGCAGGTGATCCTGCAGATACTTATGATGTTGAATTTATCCCGATCTGCTGTGGCAAAGACCAAGCCGTTTCTTTTCTTATCGATGAAACAGCGCTCACAAGGGAAGCTGTGATTGCATTTGGTGACAGTGCCAATGATTTCGCTATGTTTGCGCAAGCCGGACAAGGGTACTTAGTCGCCAACGCCGATAAATATGCGATTGAGCAATACGGCAGTTGCCTTGAAGAGGCTTATTGTCATGGGATATTAAGTAAGCTGAAAGCGCTCATTTAA
- the dld gene encoding D-lactate dehydrogenase, which translates to MSHAIIQDAQRIVGDAHVITEPAKMAKYCKGFRFGIGTALAVIKPGTLVEMWQIAQACVKHDIIIITQAANTGLTGGSTPFGDYDRDVVVLSTVRLKGIRLINDATQAVALPGASLFELEDILEAHDREPHSVIGSSCIGASIIGGICNNSGGALIRRGPAYTEMAAYAQLDADGQLRFHNNLGINLGDDPETVLTRLQNNDYTQDDVEQLQKLASDHEYHDRVREVDADTPARFNNDGRRLYEASGSAGRLIVFAVRIDTFTKPPREQVLYIGTNNTKHLSDIRRHILTHFDELPISGEYMHREYFNVSEKYGRDTVLVISKFGSKYIPKFFALKNNVDRIAGKFGFLPKYLSDRVTQFFMNLLPSHLPKIMQEYRDKYEHHLILKMADDGIDQAKAYLDEYFTTHEGGYHACTEKEGDMAILHRFAAAGAAKRYHAMKHKKVGAILALDIALRRNEEEWFETLPPDIEAVVEDKLYCGHFFCHVMHQDYILKQGVDADDLKKRLLKFFDDRGAEYPAEHNVGHLYLAKADLKAFYKKNDPTNSLNPGIGKTSKVKNWADDKPAPLVEHYVEGEEDDDVQGCGCGCNHDR; encoded by the coding sequence ATGAGCCACGCGATTATTCAGGACGCGCAACGCATCGTTGGCGATGCACACGTCATCACCGAACCAGCCAAAATGGCGAAATACTGCAAAGGGTTTCGCTTCGGCATTGGTACAGCACTTGCGGTGATCAAGCCCGGTACACTGGTTGAAATGTGGCAAATCGCGCAAGCTTGCGTCAAGCACGACATCATCATCATTACCCAGGCCGCCAACACCGGTCTCACCGGCGGCTCGACGCCATTTGGCGACTATGACCGCGACGTCGTCGTACTTTCTACCGTACGCCTGAAAGGCATCCGCCTGATTAACGACGCGACCCAGGCCGTTGCCCTGCCCGGTGCATCGCTGTTTGAACTTGAAGACATCCTCGAAGCGCATGACCGTGAGCCACATTCGGTAATCGGCTCATCGTGTATCGGCGCATCGATCATCGGCGGGATTTGTAACAATTCCGGCGGCGCACTGATTCGTCGTGGCCCTGCCTACACTGAAATGGCCGCCTACGCCCAACTCGATGCCGACGGACAACTGCGTTTCCACAACAATCTCGGCATCAACCTCGGTGACGATCCCGAAACCGTACTTACCCGCCTGCAAAATAACGACTATACGCAAGACGATGTCGAGCAGTTGCAAAAGCTCGCCTCTGATCATGAATACCACGACCGCGTGCGTGAAGTCGATGCCGATACCCCGGCACGCTTTAACAACGATGGCCGCCGCCTCTATGAAGCATCCGGCTCGGCTGGTCGCCTGATCGTCTTTGCGGTGCGTATCGATACCTTCACCAAACCACCGCGCGAGCAAGTGCTCTACATCGGCACCAACAATACCAAACACCTCAGCGACATTCGCCGCCACATCCTCACTCACTTCGACGAACTGCCCATTTCCGGTGAGTACATGCACCGTGAATACTTCAATGTCAGTGAGAAATATGGCCGCGACACCGTACTCGTGATCAGCAAATTCGGCTCGAAATACATCCCCAAATTCTTTGCCCTGAAAAACAACGTCGACCGCATTGCCGGTAAATTTGGTTTCCTGCCCAAATATCTCTCGGATCGCGTCACCCAGTTTTTCATGAATCTGTTGCCGTCGCACCTGCCCAAAATCATGCAGGAATATCGCGACAAATACGAGCATCACCTGATCCTGAAAATGGCAGACGATGGTATCGATCAGGCCAAGGCCTATCTCGACGAATACTTCACCACCCACGAAGGCGGCTATCACGCCTGCACGGAAAAAGAAGGCGATATGGCGATCCTGCACCGTTTTGCCGCTGCCGGTGCGGCCAAGCGTTATCATGCCATGAAGCACAAAAAAGTCGGCGCCATTCTCGCGCTCGATATTGCCCTGCGCCGCAACGAAGAAGAATGGTTTGAAACCCTGCCGCCAGACATCGAAGCCGTCGTGGAAGACAAGCTCTACTGCGGGCACTTTTTCTGCCACGTCATGCACCAGGACTACATCTTGAAACAAGGCGTCGACGCTGATGATCTCAAAAAGCGCCTGCTCAAGTTCTTTGACGATCGCGGCGCGGAATACCCGGCCGAACACAACGTTGGCCACCTTTACCTCGCCAAAGCCGACCTCAAAGCATTCTACAAAAAGAATGACCCGACCAACTCACTCAACCCCGGCATCGGCAAGACCAGCAAAGTCAAAAACTGGGCTGACGACAAGCCCGCGCCACTGGTTGAGCACTACGTTGAAGGCGAAGAGGACGACGACGTGCAAGGTTGCGGATGCGGCTGTAATCACGATCGTTAA
- a CDS encoding NnrS family protein produces the protein MSQTLQHPFRLFFPLTCLAVLVALLPWFSLNFAPQYAGHFPLHWHAFTFIQLTGGAAFAGFLLTALPSWCSWRPNFMPHTLALFGLWTAALVTLPWANISGVIICLFWLYLLLLAARLIIRTHTWRQSAFLYILALILATAIGYALTHQARWLHSSVDIMIVAVAMANFRVGRVIGNQALEDGQRDDEQFMPNPYYKNISCIVLSIAALCSLFASQHIQGWLYLAAGMSFAARLNDWHHRRLLRFAYVRAHYAVSLSMALGYSALGYALLAAPQWFSFVRHYLAIAVYLLMIITIMSIAGLRHSGKKLHFYPDTRLAMALLIAAAISRAVLAYIQPGMNTLYLYPTLAISAAFILYAVRYLIIFRHNAPH, from the coding sequence ATGAGTCAAACCCTGCAACACCCGTTTCGCCTCTTTTTCCCGCTGACCTGCCTCGCGGTGCTTGTCGCCTTGCTGCCGTGGTTCAGCCTTAACTTTGCGCCGCAATACGCCGGACATTTCCCCCTGCACTGGCACGCCTTTACCTTTATCCAGCTTACCGGCGGTGCGGCTTTTGCCGGATTCCTGCTCACCGCCCTGCCTTCGTGGTGCAGCTGGCGACCGAACTTTATGCCGCACACCCTCGCTCTGTTCGGACTGTGGACAGCCGCGCTCGTCACCTTGCCGTGGGCAAATATCAGCGGGGTGATTATCTGTCTGTTCTGGCTCTATCTGCTACTGCTCGCTGCCCGCCTTATTATCCGTACCCACACATGGCGACAATCCGCCTTCCTCTATATCCTCGCCCTGATTCTCGCTACCGCCATCGGCTACGCCCTCACCCATCAGGCCCGCTGGCTACACAGCAGTGTAGACATCATGATTGTTGCGGTCGCCATGGCCAATTTCCGTGTCGGGCGCGTCATCGGCAATCAGGCGTTGGAAGACGGCCAGCGCGACGACGAACAGTTTATGCCCAATCCTTATTACAAAAACATCTCGTGTATTGTCTTGAGCATTGCCGCGCTGTGCAGCCTGTTTGCCAGTCAGCATATTCAGGGCTGGCTGTACCTCGCTGCCGGCATGAGTTTCGCTGCACGCCTCAACGACTGGCATCACCGCCGCCTGCTGCGCTTTGCCTATGTCCGCGCCCATTATGCGGTGAGCTTGAGCATGGCGCTCGGCTATAGCGCACTTGGCTATGCACTGCTTGCCGCGCCACAATGGTTCAGCTTTGTGCGTCATTACCTCGCTATTGCCGTGTATCTACTGATGATTATCACCATCATGTCAATTGCCGGATTGCGCCACAGCGGTAAAAAATTACATTTCTATCCCGATACCCGCCTCGCCATGGCGCTGCTTATCGCCGCTGCTATCTCGCGCGCTGTTCTTGCCTATATCCAACCCGGCATGAACACGCTCTATCTCTACCCAACCCTCGCGATCAGCGCCGCATTCATTCTTTACGCCGTACGCTACCTCATTATCTTCCGTCACAACGCCCCGCATTGA
- a CDS encoding ABC transporter ATP-binding protein codes for MLKVEHINIDIMMTTIICDVSFTLDAGGCLCLIGPSGCGKTTILRSIAGLLDIDSGNIDNRFTRTAYLFQEPRLLPWRTALENVLLVNPHADKATAHNLFTLLGLDEEDHDKYPHELSGGMRQRVALARALITEPDLLLMDEPFSALDHQLRQQLQQLICDRIEQQGMAVCMVTHDRDEAVIMAKEILRLDGKPATTAHHIQLDCPYSERDSEWIREQTQSPLFTHIEPPK; via the coding sequence ATGCTGAAAGTCGAACACATCAATATCGACATCATGATGACCACCATCATCTGCGACGTATCGTTTACCCTTGATGCGGGCGGCTGCCTGTGCCTGATAGGCCCATCGGGCTGCGGCAAAACCACTATCCTGCGCTCCATCGCCGGATTACTCGACATAGACAGTGGCAATATCGACAATCGCTTCACGCGCACCGCTTATCTGTTTCAAGAACCGCGCTTGTTGCCGTGGCGTACCGCGCTGGAAAACGTACTGCTGGTCAATCCGCATGCAGACAAAGCTACGGCACACAATCTGTTTACCCTCTTGGGGCTGGACGAAGAAGACCACGACAAATACCCGCACGAACTTTCCGGCGGCATGCGCCAGCGCGTCGCCCTCGCCCGCGCCCTGATTACCGAGCCCGATTTACTACTGATGGACGAACCCTTTTCCGCCCTCGACCACCAGCTGCGCCAGCAGTTACAGCAACTCATCTGTGACCGCATCGAGCAACAAGGCATGGCGGTGTGCATGGTCACGCATGACCGCGACGAAGCGGTGATCATGGCCAAGGAAATCCTGCGCCTTGACGGCAAACCCGCAACCACCGCGCACCACATCCAGCTCGACTGCCCCTATAGTGAACGCGACAGCGAGTGGATACGCGAGCAAACCCAAAGCCCGCTGTTCACCCATATCGAACCGCCAAAATAA
- a CDS encoding ABC transporter permease subunit, producing MIFERGKIQHAPLPRRMLDYCWGIFPALATLCLFLALWQFAHERLGAMLMPSPVNVLERVQSIISAHSGQQTIATTMLRGGTGILLALGCGISGGLIAGSSRTLSLMLRPLITMLLGTPPIIWIVLALFWFGIGSASTVFTVTITVLPMVFAAAMMGMMSVSTPLREMLDVYRLPLGARIRHLYLPHLTQQLLPAIIVATGTGLKITVMAELLGSNEGIGSALANARSMLDTTDVMAYVVIIIAIIMLIEYGVLEPLKRLLIPQRST from the coding sequence ATGATATTTGAACGTGGCAAAATCCAGCATGCCCCACTACCACGGCGTATGCTCGATTACTGTTGGGGCATTTTTCCTGCTTTGGCAACCTTGTGCCTGTTTCTCGCACTGTGGCAATTTGCCCACGAGCGCCTCGGCGCGATGCTGATGCCGTCGCCGGTTAACGTACTTGAGCGCGTGCAAAGCATCATCAGTGCACACAGCGGGCAGCAAACCATCGCCACCACCATGCTGCGCGGCGGCACAGGCATCCTGCTCGCGCTTGGCTGCGGCATCAGTGGCGGACTGATTGCTGGTAGCAGTCGTACTTTAAGCCTGATGCTGCGCCCGCTAATCACCATGCTGCTCGGCACACCGCCGATTATCTGGATCGTTCTCGCTCTGTTCTGGTTCGGTATCGGCTCAGCGAGTACCGTGTTTACGGTGACGATCACCGTCTTGCCGATGGTTTTTGCTGCCGCCATGATGGGTATGATGAGCGTCAGTACGCCATTGCGCGAAATGCTCGACGTATACCGCTTGCCACTTGGCGCGCGAATCCGTCATCTTTATTTACCGCACCTGACTCAGCAATTGCTCCCCGCAATTATCGTCGCCACCGGTACCGGCCTGAAAATCACCGTTATGGCAGAATTACTCGGCAGCAACGAAGGCATTGGTTCGGCACTGGCCAATGCGCGTTCGATGCTCGACACCACCGACGTGATGGCGTATGTCGTCATCATTATTGCCATCATCATGCTGATAGAATACGGCGTTCTTGAGCCACTCAAGCGCCTACTCATCCCGCAACGTTCCACGTGA
- a CDS encoding ABC transporter substrate-binding protein, protein MNTKIISHIDTPEGLHKGRKAMLNRRQFAKFGAAGAALATLPQWSLAAADNAPVLWGPPVAPTVLLALAAQNAALQKAYPGIHAQTWRSPDQLRAGLANKSMPLTMVPSYVAANFRNQGQDVGLLNIMTFGLLYIVGKNDSVTSLEDLVGKKLVMPFKQDMPDLVLQALLKKANIDISKIDIQYTATPPEALLLFMSGKADLALLPEPAVSMAQIKGKSMNVDVVRNLSLQELWGGYMGGEARIPQAGLLATSAFYDEQQALLSTLNSALDEAVSTCAADPKQAAEVATKALEVPAPVLTAAIPHSNLSNTAAIDISDEILSFFEVLYQLNPKITGGKMADEKLFWTMPS, encoded by the coding sequence ATGAATACGAAGATAATTAGCCATATAGATACGCCAGAAGGTTTACATAAAGGGAGAAAAGCCATGCTTAATCGCCGTCAATTTGCCAAATTCGGGGCTGCTGGTGCAGCACTTGCCACCTTGCCACAATGGTCGCTCGCTGCGGCTGACAATGCACCGGTTTTGTGGGGACCACCGGTTGCGCCAACCGTGTTACTCGCGCTCGCTGCACAAAATGCCGCATTGCAAAAAGCCTATCCCGGCATCCACGCGCAAACCTGGCGCAGCCCGGATCAGCTTCGCGCCGGTCTTGCCAATAAGTCGATGCCGCTGACGATGGTACCGAGTTACGTTGCGGCCAACTTCCGCAATCAGGGGCAAGACGTTGGTTTGCTCAATATCATGACGTTTGGCTTGCTCTATATCGTCGGTAAAAACGACAGTGTTACCTCACTCGAAGACCTTGTCGGTAAAAAGTTGGTTATGCCATTCAAGCAGGATATGCCCGATCTCGTCCTGCAAGCGCTACTGAAAAAAGCCAATATCGACATCAGCAAAATCGACATTCAGTACACCGCTACCCCTCCGGAAGCATTGCTGCTATTCATGAGTGGCAAAGCCGACCTCGCCCTGCTACCTGAACCTGCGGTAAGCATGGCACAAATCAAAGGCAAGTCGATGAATGTCGATGTGGTGCGTAACCTGAGTCTGCAAGAGTTGTGGGGAGGCTACATGGGCGGTGAGGCACGTATCCCGCAAGCTGGTCTGCTCGCGACCAGCGCATTCTATGATGAACAGCAAGCACTGTTGAGTACGCTGAACAGCGCGCTTGACGAAGCCGTCAGCACTTGTGCTGCTGATCCAAAACAAGCCGCCGAAGTAGCGACCAAAGCACTGGAAGTTCCTGCACCGGTACTCACCGCTGCGATCCCGCACTCGAACCTGAGCAATACAGCTGCGATTGATATCAGCGATGAAATTCTGTCGTTCTTTGAAGTGCTGTATCAACTCAACCCGAAGATTACCGGCGGCAAAATGGCCGATGAGAAACTGTTCTGGACCATGCCAAGCTGA